From Pelomonas sp. SE-A7, a single genomic window includes:
- a CDS encoding DPP IV N-terminal domain-containing protein codes for MRVVVLAGLFLAGCAGLPLAPPAADLLFSSTRDGPAALYLLKAGQAEPEKLASGPGNWPGWAPDGRRIVFQSRRTGNLDIYTLDLAGGEPRQLTNDVEPDYLPEWSPDGTEIVFTSWRKEAGETERAAHLYLMKPDGSGQRRLPIASLKTSAGASWSPDGKRLVYSRQMDGKGAELFVADRDGGNEKRLTQDSAQDIHNGSPAFSPDGQWIAFYSDAGKGNAQLQVIRPDGSERRTVRAEGKNWYPRWSPDGRWLLVTGPSLDGADANNMDLLAVPLQGEPQPRLVAGGPKREQEGSWRPAPR; via the coding sequence ATGAGAGTCGTTGTGCTGGCCGGCTTGTTCCTGGCGGGTTGTGCCGGCCTGCCCTTGGCGCCGCCGGCGGCCGACCTGCTGTTCAGCTCCACGCGCGACGGCCCGGCCGCCCTCTACCTGCTCAAGGCCGGCCAAGCCGAGCCGGAGAAGCTGGCCAGCGGCCCCGGCAACTGGCCGGGCTGGGCCCCCGATGGCCGCCGCATCGTGTTCCAGAGCCGGCGCACCGGCAACCTCGATATCTACACCTTGGACCTCGCCGGTGGCGAGCCGCGCCAACTGACGAATGACGTGGAGCCCGACTACCTGCCCGAGTGGTCGCCCGACGGCACCGAGATCGTCTTCACCTCCTGGCGCAAGGAAGCGGGCGAGACCGAGCGCGCAGCCCACCTCTACCTGATGAAGCCCGACGGCAGCGGCCAGCGCCGCCTGCCCATCGCCTCGCTGAAGACCTCGGCCGGCGCCAGCTGGTCGCCGGACGGCAAGCGCCTGGTCTATTCGCGCCAGATGGACGGCAAGGGCGCCGAGCTCTTTGTTGCGGACCGCGACGGCGGCAACGAGAAGCGGCTGACCCAAGACAGCGCGCAGGACATCCACAACGGCTCGCCGGCCTTCTCGCCCGACGGGCAGTGGATCGCCTTCTACTCAGACGCCGGCAAGGGCAATGCCCAGCTGCAAGTGATACGGCCGGACGGCAGCGAGCGCCGCACTGTGCGGGCCGAAGGCAAGAACTGGTACCCGCGCTGGTCGCCGGACGGCCGCTGGCTGCTGGTGACCGGCCCTTCGCTGGACGGGGCCGACGCCAACAACATGGACCTGCTGGCGGTTCCGCTGCAAGGCGAGCCGCAACCGCGCCTGGTGGCCGGCGGCCCCAAGCGCGAGCAGGAAGGCAGCTGGCGGCCCGCGCCGCGCTGA
- a CDS encoding Dps family protein yields MANKKPAAASINIGISDKDRAAIAGGLAKLLADTYTLYLTTHNFHWNVTGPMFNSLHAMFMAQYTELWNAVDPIAERIRSLGHVAPGSYAQFAKLSSLKDAPATPPKAMEMVRILMQGHEGVARTARSLFPAVEKASDEPTADLLTQRITVHEQTAWMLRSLLEE; encoded by the coding sequence ATGGCCAACAAGAAACCCGCGGCAGCGAGCATCAACATAGGCATCAGCGACAAGGACCGGGCCGCCATCGCCGGCGGCCTGGCCAAGCTGCTGGCCGATACCTACACGCTCTACCTGACCACGCACAACTTCCACTGGAACGTGACCGGGCCCATGTTCAATTCGCTGCATGCGATGTTCATGGCCCAGTACACCGAGCTCTGGAATGCGGTCGACCCGATTGCCGAACGCATCCGCTCGCTGGGCCATGTGGCGCCGGGCAGCTACGCCCAGTTCGCCAAGCTCAGCAGCCTCAAGGACGCACCGGCCACGCCGCCCAAGGCCATGGAGATGGTGCGCATCCTGATGCAAGGCCATGAAGGCGTGGCCCGCACGGCGCGCAGCCTGTTCCCGGCGGTCGAGAAGGCCTCGGACGAGCCAACGGCGGACCTGCTGACGCAGCGGATCACCGTCCATGAGCAGACGGCCTGGATGCTGCGCAGCTTGTTGGAAGAGTGA